One window of the Perca flavescens isolate YP-PL-M2 chromosome 16, PFLA_1.0, whole genome shotgun sequence genome contains the following:
- the pou5f3 gene encoding POU domain, class 5, transcription factor 1: MSERSLSPECQIRPYDFSRTNPCTQVLGHETLGSAASFQFPHGVLPDPSLLYNKNAYSGITPASAQTFFPFPPVTSDYRGSELQTGDFGQPKYWYPFAAPEYTSQVPGATAATQPANLSPPIAENREQMKLPDIKTEKDPDEDYSTEIKIQQYPTPPVSAMSHGVFYSPAWNPSFWPGITHITPPGSNNQNPSTSSASSPSMSPSPPSDGLPGNTFFSVNATQAAAVAQTQNPAASTRSSGSSSGGCSDSEEENLSTEELEQFAKELKHKRITLGFTQADVGLALGNLYGKMFSQTTICRFEALQLSFKNMCKLKPLLQRWLNEAETSDNPQDMYKIERVFVDTRKRKRRTSLEGAVRSALESYFIKCPKPNTQEITHISDDLGLERDVVRVWFCNRRQKGKRLALPLDDECDGQYYEQSPSPLNMAPSPIPNQGYPASSYHGAPPPTLYMSPLHRPDVLKQALHPGLVGHLTG; encoded by the exons ATGTCTGAAAGATCGCTGAGTCCGGAGTGCCAAATCCGGCCGTATGACTTCAGCCGGACCAACCCTTGCACCCAGGTTTTGGGTCATGAGACTTTGGGCAGCGCTGCGTCATTCCAGTTTCCTCACGGCGTCCTGCCAGACCCGAGCCTCCTCTACAACAAAAATGCTTATAGTGGCATCACACCGGCATCCGCGCAGACCTTTTTCCCTTTTCCACCAGTCACCAGTGACTACAGGGGATCCGAGCTGCAGACTGGAGATTTTGGGCAACCCAAATACTGGTATCCCTTTGCTGCGCCCGAGTACACCAGCCAGGTACCCGGCGCTACAGCAGCTACCCAGCCTGCAAACCTGAGTCCCCCTATAGCCGAGAACCGGGAGCAAATGAAACTTCCCGACATAAAGACTGAGAAGGACCCCGATGAGGACTACTCAACGGAGATAAAGATTCAGCAATATCCAACACCGCCAGTCTCCGCCATGTCCCATGGAGTCTTCTACTCTCCGGCTTGGAACCCGTCCTTCTGGCCCGGGATCACCCACATTACGCCACCTGGCAGCAATAATCAAAATCCTTCAACATCCTCTGCATCTTCACCATCCATGTCCCCTTCACCTCCAAGCGACGGGCTTCCAGGGAACACGTTTTTCAGCGTGAACGCGACCCAGGCTGCCGCCGTGGCCCAGACGCAAAACCCGGCCGCATCCACGCGAAGCAGCGGGTCGTCCAGCGGCGGTTGCAGCGACTCTGAGGAG GAGAATCTTTCCACGGAAGAACTGGAGCAGTTCGCTAAGGAGCTGAAACACAAACGCATTACCTTGGGTTTCACTCAAGCTGATGTTGGCCTTGCCTTGGGTAACCTTTATG GTAAGATGTTCAGCCAGACGACCATTTGCCGCTTTGAGGCTCTTCAGCTGAGCTTCAAGAACATGTGCAAGCTGAAGCCCCTTCTTCAAAGATGGCTGAATGAGGCAGAGACCTCAGACAATCCCCAGGAT ATGTACAAGATTGAGCGAGTATTTGTTGACaccagaaagaggaagaggaggaccaGTCTGGAGGGAGCTGTGCGCTCGGCTCTGGAGTCTTATTTTATCAAGTGTCCCAAGCCCAACACCCAGGAGATCACACACATCTCAGACGACCTGGGCCTGGAGAGAGAT GTCGTACGTGTTTGGTTCTGCAACCGAAGACAGAAAGGAAAGCGCCTGGCCTTGCCCCTAGACGATGAGTGCGACGGCCAGTACTACGAGCAGAGTCCTTCCCCACTGAACATGGCCCCCTCCCCCATTCCCAACCAGGGTTACCCTGCTTCCAGCTACCACGGTGCCCCTCCTCCCACACTCTACATGTCCCCGCTTCATCGGCCTGACGTCCTGAAACAAGCTCTGCACCCCGGACTGGTTGGTCACCTGACTGGATAA